The proteins below come from a single Pseudochaenichthys georgianus chromosome 14, fPseGeo1.2, whole genome shotgun sequence genomic window:
- the pafah1b2 gene encoding platelet-activating factor acetylhydrolase IB subunit alpha2: MSGDEVNPAAVAKPVEDAQGDDRWMSQHIRFVQECKDAEPDVLFVGDSMIQLMKQYEVWRELFSPLHALNFGIGGDNTCNVLWRLQNGELDNIRPKVVVLWVGTNNHQHTAEQVAGGVHAIAQLLTSRLPKAKIVVLGLLPRGERPNPLREKNAAVNEILCDSLPRLGRAQLLDVSREFVHSDGAISPQDMFDFLHLTPTGYRTLSKPLSDLLLQILEEKPGERRAPLV; encoded by the exons ATGAGTGGTGATGAAGTGAACCCAGCTGCAGTGGCAAAGCCAGTAGAGGATGCGCAAGGAGATGACCGGTGGATGTCTcag CACATAAGATTTGTGCAGGAGTGTAAGGATGCTGAACCAGACGTGCTTTTTGTAGGAGATTCTATGATACAACTAATGAAGCAGTATGAG GTCTGGAGGGAGTTATTCTCTCCTCTTCATGCGCTCAACTTTGGCATTGGAGGGGACAACACCTGTAATGTgctgtggaggctgcagaatgGAGAGCTGGATAACATCCGTCCCAAG GTGGTGGTGTTGTGGGTAGGAACCAATAACCACCAACACACAGCAGAGCAAGTTGCAGGAGGAGTTCATGCTATTGCGCAACTGCTCACCTCCCGCCTACCCAAGGCGAAGATAGTTGTTCTG GGTCTGTTGCCTCGAGGAGAGCGACCCAACCCCCTGAGGGAGAAAAACGCGGCGGTTAACGAAATTCTGTGCGACTCGCTGCCGCGGCTGGGCCGGGCTCAGCTCCTGGACGTGAGCCGGGAGTTTGTTCACTCTGACGGCGCCATCAGCCCGCAGGACATGTTTGACTTCCTCCACCTGACGCCCACAGGCTACCGCACGCTGTCCAAGCCCCTCAGTGACCTGCTGCTGCAGATCCTGGAAGAGAAGCCAGGGGAGCGGCGGGCCCCCCTGGTTTGA
- the mpzl2b gene encoding myelin protein zero-like protein 2b, whose product MFYPMFRIWPLLLLGGLVLPGMQHVSGIIIYTEKEVEVANGTNVKLKCTFSSNSPVSAKSVSVSWNFRALNSNSDESVFYYQEQSYPPMGGRFKGRAVWSGDIMRNDVSITLHEVPPTFNGTFTCQVRNPPDVHGSSGELTLRVVNKVSLSEISILAAAVGGACGVILILLSIFMVVRFCRRKNVESDPEMQVREHEWKDPTVCSPEEAIHLTVFKEKEPVSSDDEASEPSSGDDDEEEDGLDDDDDDDDDDDDDDDDDDDDD is encoded by the exons ATGTTTTATCCCATGTTTCGGATATGGCCTCTGCTTCTGCTGGGAGGACTCGTGCTGCCAG GGATGCAACATGTCAGTGGAATAATTATTTACACGGAGAAAGAGGTGGAAGTGGCCAACGGGACGAATGTGAAACTGAAGTGCACGTTTTCTTCCAATAGCCCAGTGTCAGCTAAGTCTGTCAGCGTGTCCTGGAATTTCAGAGCCCTGAACTCAAATTCAGATGAGTCG GTCTTTTACTACCAGGAGCAATCATACCCTCCCATGGGAGGGCGTTTTAAAGGCCGCGCGGTGTGGTCGGGAGATATTATGAGAAATGACGTTTCCATCACCCTGCATGAGGTGCCTCCGACCTTTAATGGCACCTTCACCTGCCAGGTGCGCAACCCTCCAGATGTGCACGGCAGCAGCGGAGAGCTCACCCTCAGAGTCGTCAACAAAG tttccctctctgaGATCAGCATCCTGGCAGCAGCAGTTGGTGGCGCCTGTGGtgtcatcctcatcctcctctctATCTTCATGGTGGTGAGGTTCTGCAGGAGAAAAAATGTGGAGTCCGACCCTGAGATGCAAGTGCGGGAACACGAGTGGAAGGACCCGACCGTGTG TTCACCTGAAGAGGCCATTCATCTAACCGTTTTCAAGGAGAAAGAACCTGTTAGCTCAGATGATGAAGCATCTGAACCCAGCAGTGGAGAtgatgatgaggaagaggatggCCTTGACGACGATGACGACGACGATGACGATGATgacgatgacgatgatgatgatgatgatgatgattaa
- the scn4bb gene encoding sodium channel, voltage-gated, type IV, beta b codes for MEVQWAGVKVPRMGPQHTAVGLIFSLLLGAWYVQGLEMSVGKIPFLQAVNGSTVLLPCTYLSCIGIKDLYFSWSFNENGTMQKVCDSYIVSEESKPDVSIYRERVEFIGKNIDRNVSILLWNITFEDAGEWTCFGRNPKEKGRNHSTIFTLIVVDELRVVDNTLTIIIASAVGGGIAGLMAFMLLKNFTLFVLAKLEEKNKECLVTSSGIDNTENGLSGSKADSKPTPKRK; via the exons ATGGAGGTCCAGTGGGCCGGGGTTAAAGTCCCGAGGATGGGCCCTCAACACACAGCTGTCGGCCTGATCTTCTCTCTGCTGCTTG GCGCGTGGTATGTCCAGGGCCTGGAAATGTCTGTGGGGAAGATTCCCTTCCTGCAGGCGGTGAATGGCAGCACAGTCTTGTTGCCTTGCACGTACTTGAGCTGTATCGGCATTAAAGACCTCTACTTCAGCTGGTCGTTTAATGAAAATGGCACCATGCAGAAG GTGTGCGATTCCTATATAGTGTCAGAGGAGTCGAAGCCAGATGTGAGTATATATCGAGAGCGGGTGGAGTTTATTGGGAAGAACATTGACCGCAACGTCTCCATCTTGCTGTGGAACATCACCTTCGAGGACGCAGGCGAGTGGACTTGTTTTGGACGCAACCCCAAAGAAAAGGGCCGGAACCACAGCACCATCTTCACCCTCATCGTGGTGGACGAGT TAAGGGTGGTGGACAACACACTGACCATCATCATAGCCTCTGCTGTGGGCGGAGGAATCGCAGGGCTAATGGCCTTCATGTTGCTCAAGAACTTCACTCTTTTTGTTCTTGCCAAGCTTGAGGAGAAAAA TAAGGAGTGCCTTGTAACTTCATCAGGGATCGACAACACAGAAAATGGCCTCTCAGGATCCAAAGCTGATTCAAAACCAACACCAAAAAGGAAATGA